ATCCCACTCGAGACTTCCATAGTGAAAATTATGCTCTACACGTTGAAACAACTTTTCTTGCTGACGTAATCTCTTAACTGTATTATCTTCCTGTTGTCTGCTTGTTACCTGTGAGGTTATATCTTCTATCAGACAAACCCAGGTTGGAGTACTATGTATATGACTAATTTCCCCTTTGATAGAAATCCATTTCTGTTTTCCGTCAAAAGTCAGAATTCTGACCTCTAAAGGTATCCAGGCAGATAATTGTTTTGCTTCCGACAAGCAACTAATGACTCTTTCCTTATCCAGTGGATGCAAATGCTCTGTAAAAAATGAGATATCTTTATAATTAGAACCAAATGTCTCTGGCCCATATCCGAATAAATGTATCAATCCATCAGACCAAACCATCTGCTCTGTTTCCACTATCCACTGCCAGCTTCCAAAACCAAATAAGGATTCTGTTTGGATTGTTAGTGAGGTTACAACATCAGATGAAACAGTAAATAATGGATTTGTTTTCTCAATAGATTTTTTCTCTGAAGTATTTAAGGGATTTATATCTGAAGGGATGCTCATAATAATGAATATTAATCTTCTACCTTGACAGAAGAATACAAAATAGATCTCAGACTGTATTACTGATAAAGCAAATTCTCAACCTATGGATAAATTGGGTACTATTTGGGTGTAAAATGTTAGCTTGTAAAAGTAAAAAGTGTAATTCAATAATGGAACAAATTCTATACCACTTTCAGCGGCTCTTACTTGTATTTCCCTGAAATATTGGTTCATTATATGTTATATCACATCTATGACTTTATCAGTTTAAACACCATATGTAGAGATAAATCCCCACAAGCTAACCACTTATAGAACGAGTAAAAAAATAAAAGATTATAGGACTAAGTTTGCAATACTACTCAAAATCTAACCTGATTAATTCAGCTAAATACAGCTGGATTAGTAGCATTAGATTTCTGATACTTTTTTTTCTTCATCTTTGCAGAATATTGAAGTTGACAGAGATGAAAAAAGTGAATTCTGATGCCGTAGAAACTTTATTTAAACAATACCATAAGGAGTTGTGTCGCTGGGCCTATACATTTGTGAGAGATAAAGAACAGGCTCAGGATATTGTACAGGAAGTGTTCTTAAAGTTATGGAACAACCGTGAAGAGTTGGAATGGGGAGAACAACTTAGAAGTTATCTCTATAAATCAACTACACATGTTTCCTTAAATCATTTGGAAAGACTCCAAAAAAAACACACTATTCATCAACATATCCAGCAAAGCAATAACTTTGTAAGCAATGACACTACAGACAGTGTGTTATTTAATGAACTTCATGAAAAAGTGCAGCAGGCAATAGCTAATCTTCCACCTAAATGCAAAGTCATTTATTTGCTATCAAGACAAGAAGGCCTTAAGTATCAGCAGATCGCCGAACAACTTGACCTATCAGTCAAAACAGTTGAAAATCAAATGGGCATAGCACTGGAAAAACTCCGAATCAGTCTCAAACCTTATTTGAGCAAGGAATTTCTCATAAGTCTACTACTTTTGATTGTCAGTTGGATAACAGAAAAAGTATGACAGCATATACTATTGACTATCAACCCTCTAAAAAAAATAAATATTTTTTTCACTTTTCTTTAGGGGTAAATCTCTTTTCAACTGTTTTACTCATACAATCAGCAAAACATTTATTCTGACTATGGCAAATACCATGTGGCAAATACTCGCAAAGTACCTGACCAACGAGCCATTGACAGACCAGGAAAAGGTAGCATATAAAACAACAGAGAAGGATCCGGAACATCAGGAAACGTTAAAAGACGTTCAAACTATATGGGAATTGTCAGGAACATCCGCTGAAGAAATAGATTGGGAAACAGGTAAACAATGGGATACTTTTCAATCAAAGCTGCAGGATGAAACAAAAGTTATTGAATTAAGGCCTTGGTATAAACAATATTACTGGCAAACAGCTGCAGCAATAGTAATTATTCTAGCTGTTGGTTATGGTGTAAAAAACAGATTTTTAACTGAAAGCACCACTATTTCATCAACTACAGGAGCCTTTATCACCAATAAATCTGTTCAGATTGATGTTCAAACTTATCAATCTACCGACTCTGTGAAAGAGATTCGTTTGCCTGATGGTAGTCAAATATGGTTGAATAAATATAGTACAATAAGTTATAGTTCAGATTTTGGAAGAAATAATCGAAGGATTACACTATCTGGTGAAGGATTCTTTGTGATAGAAAAAGATAAGACAAAACCATTTATCATTCAGGCAGGTGGGACTGAAACGAAAGTATTGGGAACATCTTTTGACCTGAAAGCATACACGGATGATAAAAATATCGAACTTACTGTCGTAACGGGCAAAGTCGAATTTAGTGATACAAAGAATGATTCACAAAAAGCCATTCTACTACCTAAGCAGAAAGCCACTTTCAAAAAGCAGGAAAGAATAATTAAGCAATCCACAGTAGCTAGTATGAGCTTTTTACAGTGGACAGAGTCAAACAATGCAACTTATCTGCATGAGATCCGTTCACCAAAGCAGTTTATTGTAAACACATTCTCTTGGAAAAAAAATGGTCTTAACCAAACAGTTGTAGAAGGAACTTTAACGAATCGAGCTTCTATCGCTTCTTATAAGGACATAGAACTTATCTACAGAATTTATACAAAGAAAGGAACCGAAAAACCAACAAAAGTTTTTATTATACCTAAACACCTAATCCCAGGTCAAACCATTAATTATAAATATAATCTCGGTAATATGTTTGGTACCACTGCCCGTGTTACAGTGGAGGTTAAAAATGCAGGGATTATACATTAAAATCTCATTGATAAAGAAAAGATATATAATTGATTGAATACGAAAAAACAACCAGCTATGTTTACTTATTTGACAAAAGCGCTCTTAATTGTAGCCATTACTATTGTTTCTCTTACTTCTTGCATTGTGGAAAAACGCACTACTGTAGTACAACAATCTAAGCCTGCAAAAGCAAAACCAATGCCTCCGGGACAAGCGAAGAAGGCCGCGGGTAGTCAGTCTGCAAAATCGTTTGCCCCAGGCCAGCAAAAGAAAAAACACTGATTTCCAAGACAAGATATATACTTACTTCCTGCTGTTTGAACTCAGATATACTCTCTGATTCAAACAGCATTTTTTTGTTATATTCCACCTTCAGTTCTTTTTAGCAACTATTTTCACCCTAAATAATCTTTTTTTTAGTGGTAAGAAGAGTGTGATTAGTTTCTTCTAAATAAAGTCAATAGTTCTTCCTTCCTATAGTGTCAGGACAAGCGTATTTGCAGAACTGAAAATAGTATTTGCCCCTACATTAGTACCCACAATTGATCTATAAAATCTACAGGTACGATTTTTTCCATGCTAGTGTCTATATGGTTAGATAATAGTAATATGTAACTTTTTTATTTTTACAGACCAGACAGATGCATACCGATGCCCCTAAAGAAGGCTTAGAAAAAGCCAACAAATATGTAATCTCACGCAAACTGGATCAGATCTTTATCGATCTGGCAGAAATTTATCGTTTTGTCGTTCGTTTTTTCCAGGAGGTATTTCTACCACCTTACGAATGGCAGGAGGTTATCAATCAATGTTTTCAGGTTGGAGTCCGTTCTCTGCCATTAATTTCTCTTACCGGATTTATCATTGGTATTGTATTTACCAATCAATCCCGCCCTTCTCTTGCAGACTTAGGAGCAACAGCGCTTCTGCCGGCACTGATTGCTGTAGCCATAGTACGTGCCCTTGCGCCTTTAGTAACCGCATTGATTGCAGCAGGACGAGTAGGTTCTAATATCGGAGCAGAACTTGGATCAATGAAGGTAACAGAGCAGATTGATGCAATGGAAGTATCCGCAGTTAATCCTT
The DNA window shown above is from Xanthocytophaga agilis and carries:
- a CDS encoding ABC transporter permease, producing MHTDAPKEGLEKANKYVISRKLDQIFIDLAEIYRFVVRFFQEVFLPPYEWQEVINQCFQVGVRSLPLISLTGFIIGIVFTNQSRPSLADLGATALLPALIAVAIVRALAPLVTALIAAGRVGSNIGAELGSMKVTEQIDAMEVSAVNPFKFLVVSRVLATTFMIPTLTMYTMLVALMGGYLNIHANELTSFKSYINQVFEAITFLDIFSSVIKAFVFGFTIGIVGCYKGYNSSKGTEGVGKAANSSVVTSMFLVFIEELLILQIVNALRG
- a CDS encoding FecR family protein, with translation MWQILAKYLTNEPLTDQEKVAYKTTEKDPEHQETLKDVQTIWELSGTSAEEIDWETGKQWDTFQSKLQDETKVIELRPWYKQYYWQTAAAIVIILAVGYGVKNRFLTESTTISSTTGAFITNKSVQIDVQTYQSTDSVKEIRLPDGSQIWLNKYSTISYSSDFGRNNRRITLSGEGFFVIEKDKTKPFIIQAGGTETKVLGTSFDLKAYTDDKNIELTVVTGKVEFSDTKNDSQKAILLPKQKATFKKQERIIKQSTVASMSFLQWTESNNATYLHEIRSPKQFIVNTFSWKKNGLNQTVVEGTLTNRASIASYKDIELIYRIYTKKGTEKPTKVFIIPKHLIPGQTINYKYNLGNMFGTTARVTVEVKNAGIIH
- a CDS encoding RNA polymerase sigma-70 factor encodes the protein MKKVNSDAVETLFKQYHKELCRWAYTFVRDKEQAQDIVQEVFLKLWNNREELEWGEQLRSYLYKSTTHVSLNHLERLQKKHTIHQHIQQSNNFVSNDTTDSVLFNELHEKVQQAIANLPPKCKVIYLLSRQEGLKYQQIAEQLDLSVKTVENQMGIALEKLRISLKPYLSKEFLISLLLLIVSWITEKV